Genomic window (Acidobacteriota bacterium):
GAAACTCGCGCCGAAGCGCTTCCTCGAATCCCGGTTTTTGTTTCATATAATACCTTTGTCCGACCATATACTTCGCGCCATCGCCGGCGATCGAACGGACTTTCGCGACCGACTGTTCTTCGACGCAAACATTGAATCCCTTGCGGTCCAGCCAATAGAACATAAACGACGCATTGTACGCAACCTCGTAACCGTCGGGATCAAAGCAACGGTCGCCAGAGGCGAGGATCAATCCCGGTTCGGCAATTAGCGGTTTGATCCTTGTAGCGCATACGTAGCTCGGATCAGTGACGCGGTTTTCGAGAAACCGGGCGCGGATCTGGCGCACATCCACAGCAAAGACGATCAGCGCCACGAACGCAAATGCAAGCATCAAGGCGACCTTTGACAAATTCACCAAGCCCGAATTGGCACTGAAATTATCCGCGAAGCGGCCCGCAAAACGAATCAATTCGCGAATTCCGGCCCCGAAAAGGAGCGCCGCCGGCGGAACCGAGAAAATGTGATAATACGCCGCCCAATCGTCGGCCGCGGTTCGCGCCGCGATAATGTAAAAGATGAAACAGGCCGCGGTCCAAACCAGCGCATCGCGGACAGCGCGTTCGCGAAACGCGACGATCAGGGCGAATGATCCGATGATGAATCCGCCCAAGGACCAAACCCAGAAGATCTCGGAACCCAAAATCCCCTTGAGAAAATAAGGATTCGTAAAAAAATCAGCGCCGATCCAGTGATATTCGTTCGAAACGCCGAGCGAGTTTCCGTATGCTTTCCAGAGTCCTTTGGCGTGAATGTACCAGACCGCCGCCGGAACCAGGCTGACCGCGCCGAAGATCCAAACCCGCCAGCGCGAAAGAACTCCGAATCCGTGCTTTCGCAAAAGCCAAAACGCGAACAGAAGTCCGATATGGCCCGCCGTCATTTTTGCGAGCAGCGCCAACGCCGTAAAAAGCGCAGCCCAGGCGAAATCTCCGTCGCGCTCGCGGTCGATCCACCGTACGAAGAACAATACGCTCGCAAGGTAAAAGAGCAACATCAACCCTTCCGGCTGAATCGATGTCGAAAATTCGACGATCAACGGATTGAAGGCAAAAAACGCGGCCGCGGCGACGAGGCCCGGACCGTCGAGGTATTCGCGTGCAAGTTTGAAGAAGACCAACAACGTCAAAAGCGAGAAGGCCAACGCCCAGACGCGACCTAAAACGTCGTTGACACCGAACAACTTGTAGGTCACCGCGATGATGAAAGGGTAAAGTGGAAACTCCATTTCGGCGTAACCCGGCGACGTTCCGCGCCAGTCGATTCGCGGATAGAAGATGTTCAACGACTCGGTCGCAAAATTCCGCGCGACCGCGCCGACGTCCGATTCCCGCCACAACGACCTTTCGATCGGCCGCAGCACATCCGCGAGACGAACTGCGGCCCCGATCACAAAAATCGCCGCCAAGATATACGTAAGTCGTCGGTTCACAGCAATTTCGGCAAGTAGATCACGAGTCCCGCCGCCAAGACCCACAGAAGCAAATTCAACATTGTCGGACGGTCGCGAAAAAGTATCTGGACCGGATCGCCGCCCGCCTCGCGCTTGTGTATCAGAAATAGATACCGAAAGACGCCGTAAACAACGAATGGGAGTGTCAGAAGCATCCCGCGCGAGCCGACGCGCTCGACCGTTTGTTCGGCGCGAGTATAAAGCGCATAGGTCAACACCGCCGCACCGGCACAAATGTTCATTATCGAATCGAGAAAGCCGATCGAGTAATCGCTCAAACTCCGCCGGTGGCTCTCGGCGGTCTCTGCGAGCAACACCAGTTCGTGGCGGCGCTTTCCGAAGCCGACCAGCAGCGCGACCATCGAGGTGCAGAGAACGAGCCATTCGGAAACGTCGACATTGATGATGATCGCACCGGAAATAGCGCGAAGCACGAACCCGGAAGCGATCAGGATCACGTCAAGGATCACAATGTCCTTCAACTTGATCGAGTAAGCAAGGCAAGTTGCGAGATAGACGCCGATGATGACGGCGAAACCGTGGCTCAACCAAAGCGCGCCGGCGGTCGCGGCGGCAAAGAGCAGGATCATCACGATGCGCGCCAGATTCAGGTCGAGCGCGCCCGAGGCGAGCGGACGGTGCCGCTTGACCGGGTGTTCGCGGTCTTCCTTGATGTCGCAAAGATCGTTAAAAAGGTAAACGCCGCTGCTCGCGCAGGAAAAAAGCAGGAAACCGGCGAAACTGATCGCGACGTTGTGCGCATCGGTCAGCGACCTCGAGAATATCAATCCCGAAAAGACGAGAAGATTCTTGGACCATTCCATCGGACGCAGTTCGATCATCAGCGCCGTGAGCGTGGCGCGCAATCCTGATCTGACCTCGGTTCGAACTGTGCCCATCGTTCTTCACGCCTGAAGGCGTTACTCATACCTCACGCGCAGGTCGCGCTCCGACGCGACTCGGGCGTGTTCACGCATCGTCGTTACCGAAAAACTATTGGTGTAGCTTTCGAGCATCTCGCTGACAAACTCCAGTTTCTTCTCGATCGCCAGATCCATAGCCGGAAAAAACTTGAGTTCGGGCGCGTCCTCGCCTGACAGGAAGTCGAGCGGATGAAGCAGCAGACTCGGTTCCGTCCCGGTTGCCTTGCACATTGCAAGCGCCGTTCTCCAGTAAGCGCGCGCCGCAAACTTCGAAAACGTCGAAAGATAGATCAGGTAACTCGCGTGGACCGGCGTTTTGAAAAGCGGAAGCGTCGTCACCGGAATTTCGGTGATCGATCGCTCGCCGATCTTCCATCTGTACGGCTTCAGGCTTTGAAACCCGTCGGAGAACTTCCCGAATAGTTTTTTTCGTTTCTCGCGCTCCTCGTCCGACATCTCGGGCGACCTGAAAAAATAGTAGGCACGCGCGAGCGGTGCGATGTATGTCGGGAGCGTCGAACAATCGTATTCGTATCCGCGCTCGGCGAGAACTTCGAGCACGGTCGGTGAGAGGCTGTATCCGGGACCGCGAAATCCTACCGGCCGAACACCGGCAACTGCTTCGAGCGCCGATTCCGTCTTCTCGAATTCTTCGATAAGTTCTTGTTTCGAATAAAGATGCAGCCACGGCTCGTGGCGAAAGCTGTGATTGCCGATCTCGTGCCCGGCCGCGGAGATCCGAGCCAGAGCCTCGCGATTTTTGTCGAGCGCCGCGTCCTGGCCGACGATGAAGAACGTGATTTTCAAATCGCGTTGTTTCAAAAACTCAAGTACCCGCGGAACGCACACGTCGAGATACGACGGGAAATTCTCCCACCCGGCGTCTCCGTGAGTTTTCATATAGGACCACTTGTTATCGAGGTCCAAACTTAAACTTGCAATCATCTTTTGAGTTGCTCGGAGTTCCGCCTTCAGGCGGCCCGCACCTCCTGAAGTCGGAACTCCGAGCAAAACCTCTCCGCCAGTTGAATCGTCTCGTTCACGTTCAGCGTGCCGTTCGTGATCTGCGACGAATTGACGATAAACAATCCGTCGAGCGATGTCGCGATCGGCGGCAGTTTCTCCGAATAATTCAAGATCGGCAGCGGAAAGACCTGCCGCACGCGAGAGACCTTGAATTCGATGACGTCGCCGCGCGAAAAATGCGGATACATCCGCTCGAGCGCGGCGATGAAAGTCTCTTCGATCTCCGCGTCCGACCTTTCGAACAATTCATCATCCGGCGCGACATACTTCGGCAGATAAACGAGCGCGTTTCCGCCAAACTCCTTTTTATCGACCAGGGCCGACATTTCGATAATGCCCGTAAACGGCGTTTCATCGGTAATGTTCGTCACATAATACGGCGAGATCGATTTCTTCAACAAAGCCGAAGCGCAAACGATTCCCTGATATTCGACGCCTCTAAGTTTCGATTTCTCATCGCCGCTCAACTGCGGCGCGATCTTCGCGGCAACGTTCGACGGACAGGTAAGAATCACTTGAGAGAATCTCGGCATCGGAACATCGGATTCCGGATCGTCGAGAGCGACGGTCCATTCGCCGGATTCCGATCTCCGAACTTCCGTAACCTTCGCGGCGAGTTTGATCTCGACTCCGCGTTCCCGCAGGACCTGGCCGAAACGTTCAAGGACGCGGCCGTAACCGCCGCGGACGTAGCCGAACATTTCCCGTTTCAAACCTGAATTCCGCGCCGCGTACATCCGTTGGATCGTCGCCCAGATGAATGCCGCGCTTGTTTCCTTGTAGGCCTCGCCGAGTTTTGCTTTAAGCAGCGGCCGCCACATCTTGTCGAACGTTTTGCGGCCGGAAAGCCGCGTCAGCCAATCTTCGACACTGACCTTTTCGAGGGCCTTCCAATCCTTCACCCGCGAGGCGAAAAAGATCGTCCCGCCGAGCCTTAATTTGCTGACCGGCCCGAGCGGCGGAAAGCGGAGGAATTCAAGCGTGTTCGACATCGAATAGAGTTCGCCGCCGGTGTAAAACCCGGTCTTCGTCTCGACCCACTCAAATTCATCTCCGAGACCGATCTCGCTTGCGATCTTCCGCGTAAACGAATCAGACAATAGGGTTACGTGATAATGCCGGTCCCAGACGACGTCGCCGATCCGCCACGCGCTCGCCAAACCGCCGATTTCCGGCGCCGCTTCGAGGACCGTTACGCGATGTCCCGCTTCGGACAACCGCAGTGCGGTCGTGAGACCCAGAAAACCGGATCCCACGACCGCGATCGCGGATTCTTCAGTCTGGATTTGGGGCTTTTGTTCAACCATCAAAATCGGCACCTGCCGGAATAGTGCTTAGCTGATAGTTGAAAGCTGATAGTCGCGAATCGAACTATCAGCTTTCCACTATCCGCGATCTATTTCGAAGGATCACTCCTCTATTTCGCGCACCTTCTGGTCATCGATCATATATTCGAGACCGCATTCGCAAGCCCTTTCAACTCGCTTCGAGTCGCCGTCGAACCTATGAAACAGTTGTCCGCATTTGCAGACGGCTCCGATCGAGCGCGCCGGACTGCCGATGACGAGATGAAAATCCGGCACCGATCTGGTGACGAGCGAGCCCATTCCAACCATCGCCCAGCGCCCGATTTCGAGATCGTTGCCGATCGTGCACCCGGCACCGATCGTCACGCCTTCACGAACGAGAGTCTTCAGCGTGTGCTCGTCAGGTTCGGACGGCCGCAGCGTTTTCAGGTCGGGAAACGTCGCGCGCGGGAAACGGTCGTTGGTAAACGTGGTCGAGGCCGAGATCATCACGCCGTCTTCGATCGTCACCTCGGCGCAAATATAGACCATCGCGTTGATCTTGACCCGATCGCCGATCCTCACGTCGTAGGCGATGTAAGATTTTTCACCGACGATGCATTGCTCGCCGATCGACGCACCGTGACGGATATGGACGTTGTCCCAAACGCTCGTGCCTTCGCCGATGGCGACGTTGTCTTCGATGATTGCTGTCGGATGAATTTTGGGCATTTCAATTTGGGATTGGGGATTTCGGATTTGGGATTTCGGGATTGGGGATTGGGGATTTCGGGATTCCAATCGCAAATCACAAATCACAAATCCGAAATCCGAAACTATCTCGCCGCGACGTTGTTCAACTCAATCACCGGCTGCCAGAGATTTTGCTTCAACGATTTGTACGCCGCTTCGATCACCTGAACCGAGGCAAGCGCGTCGGCGGGTTTGATCAGAAGATCTTCCCGTCCGCGAAGCGTTTTGGAGAAGTTCTCGATCTTGCCTTTGAAAGACGCTACCTTGTCGTAGCCGGAACCGAAAACCGTCCAGTCGGGCGACGAGTTGAGTTTGTACTTCGATTCTCGCCAACCGATGTGGAGCGTTCCGCCGTTTCCGTAAATGCTGATGAAATAGGGCAGTTCTTTATTGATGCCCCACGTCAGATCGACGCTCGCCGTAACTCCGTTTTTCGTTTTCGCGAACATCTTGACGTTCTCGTCGACCGCCAGGTCCTGCGTGCCGCCCGCATCGACGGCGAGAACGGCGTCGATCGGACCGAGGAAATAACGGATGATGTCGACCGAATGCGTACCGTTGTCGATCAGCACGCCGCCGCCGGAGATCTCCGCATCGGAGTTCCAACGTTTCGACATATCGACTTTCGCCGTAAACGCGTTCTCAAATTGGATCACGTCCCCGAGGATTCCCGAGGCGACTATCCCTTTGGCCTTGATGACGTCATCGCAATATCGGAATTTCGACGCCATCGTGAACAGAACGTTCGATTTCTCTGCCGTCGAGATCATCGTTTCGGCTTCGGCAACGGTCAGGCACAGCGGTTTTTCGCACAAAACGGGGGTGCCGCGCTCGAGAAAATAACAGGCGATCTCCGGATGCGATTTCGGCGGCGTTGCGACGATCACCGCATCGAGCGTCTCGTTTCCGGCCAATGTTTTGTAATCATCGTAAGCCTTGCCGCCGGTGATTTCCGCCAGCGCCTGCGCGGCTTCCGAGCGTACGTCCGCAACCGCGACCAGTTCGCAGCACTCGCTTTGCGCAAACGCCTGCGCATATGCCTGAGCGATTCCGCCGGCGCCGATCAAGGCGAAGCGGAGACGCGGCGACACGGAGTCGCCGCGGTATGTATCTTGTGTTTTCATCGGGTATTCCATTTTATCGATTCGGAAGTGATTCTGTCGCCCGAACCGGATTCCATCGCGCGTTCAAAAGCGGCCCGATGGCTCCGGTTATCGGCGACCTGCAAATTACGCTTTCGGTGCATCAACGCGTCGTATTGACTCGACCGCTTCGCGGATCGAAGTCGCGAGGAATTCGATGTGATGTTCGTCGTATCTTTCGTTGATCGGCAGAACGAGCACATCGTGCAAGCCCTTGATCGTTCCTTGAAAGTTATCGTCGTTGTAGTCGACCGCTTCGGGACGCGCCAGATTGAACGGGAAATGACTGTCGCCAAACGTGTTCTGATCGCGGAAAACCTGGCATTTGTAGGCCGGTTTAACG
Coding sequences:
- a CDS encoding polysaccharide deacetylase family protein: MIASLSLDLDNKWSYMKTHGDAGWENFPSYLDVCVPRVLEFLKQRDLKITFFIVGQDAALDKNREALARISAAGHEIGNHSFRHEPWLHLYSKQELIEEFEKTESALEAVAGVRPVGFRGPGYSLSPTVLEVLAERGYEYDCSTLPTYIAPLARAYYFFRSPEMSDEEREKRKKLFGKFSDGFQSLKPYRWKIGERSITEIPVTTLPLFKTPVHASYLIYLSTFSKFAARAYWRTALAMCKATGTEPSLLLHPLDFLSGEDAPELKFFPAMDLAIEKKLEFVSEMLESYTNSFSVTTMREHARVASERDLRVRYE
- a CDS encoding glycosyltransferase family 39 protein, translated to MNRRLTYILAAIFVIGAAVRLADVLRPIERSLWRESDVGAVARNFATESLNIFYPRIDWRGTSPGYAEMEFPLYPFIIAVTYKLFGVNDVLGRVWALAFSLLTLLVFFKLAREYLDGPGLVAAAAFFAFNPLIVEFSTSIQPEGLMLLFYLASVLFFVRWIDRERDGDFAWAALFTALALLAKMTAGHIGLLFAFWLLRKHGFGVLSRWRVWIFGAVSLVPAAVWYIHAKGLWKAYGNSLGVSNEYHWIGADFFTNPYFLKGILGSEIFWVWSLGGFIIGSFALIVAFRERAVRDALVWTAACFIFYIIAARTAADDWAAYYHIFSVPPAALLFGAGIRELIRFAGRFADNFSANSGLVNLSKVALMLAFAFVALIVFAVDVRQIRARFLENRVTDPSYVCATRIKPLIAEPGLILASGDRCFDPDGYEVAYNASFMFYWLDRKGFNVCVEEQSVAKVRSIAGDGAKYMVGQRYYMKQKPGFEEALRREFPVVAECDEIVVFDLRK
- a CDS encoding Gfo/Idh/MocA family oxidoreductase; the protein is MKTQDTYRGDSVSPRLRFALIGAGGIAQAYAQAFAQSECCELVAVADVRSEAAQALAEITGGKAYDDYKTLAGNETLDAVIVATPPKSHPEIACYFLERGTPVLCEKPLCLTVAEAETMISTAEKSNVLFTMASKFRYCDDVIKAKGIVASGILGDVIQFENAFTAKVDMSKRWNSDAEISGGGVLIDNGTHSVDIIRYFLGPIDAVLAVDAGGTQDLAVDENVKMFAKTKNGVTASVDLTWGINKELPYFISIYGNGGTLHIGWRESKYKLNSSPDWTVFGSGYDKVASFKGKIENFSKTLRGREDLLIKPADALASVQVIEAAYKSLKQNLWQPVIELNNVAAR
- a CDS encoding decaprenyl-phosphate phosphoribosyltransferase yields the protein MGTVRTEVRSGLRATLTALMIELRPMEWSKNLLVFSGLIFSRSLTDAHNVAISFAGFLLFSCASSGVYLFNDLCDIKEDREHPVKRHRPLASGALDLNLARIVMILLFAAATAGALWLSHGFAVIIGVYLATCLAYSIKLKDIVILDVILIASGFVLRAISGAIIINVDVSEWLVLCTSMVALLVGFGKRRHELVLLAETAESHRRSLSDYSIGFLDSIMNICAGAAVLTYALYTRAEQTVERVGSRGMLLTLPFVVYGVFRYLFLIHKREAGGDPVQILFRDRPTMLNLLLWVLAAGLVIYLPKLL
- a CDS encoding NAD(P)/FAD-dependent oxidoreductase gives rise to the protein MVEQKPQIQTEESAIAVVGSGFLGLTTALRLSEAGHRVTVLEAAPEIGGLASAWRIGDVVWDRHYHVTLLSDSFTRKIASEIGLGDEFEWVETKTGFYTGGELYSMSNTLEFLRFPPLGPVSKLRLGGTIFFASRVKDWKALEKVSVEDWLTRLSGRKTFDKMWRPLLKAKLGEAYKETSAAFIWATIQRMYAARNSGLKREMFGYVRGGYGRVLERFGQVLRERGVEIKLAAKVTEVRRSESGEWTVALDDPESDVPMPRFSQVILTCPSNVAAKIAPQLSGDEKSKLRGVEYQGIVCASALLKKSISPYYVTNITDETPFTGIIEMSALVDKKEFGGNALVYLPKYVAPDDELFERSDAEIEETFIAALERMYPHFSRGDVIEFKVSRVRQVFPLPILNYSEKLPPIATSLDGLFIVNSSQITNGTLNVNETIQLAERFCSEFRLQEVRAA
- a CDS encoding N-acetyltransferase, with product MPKIHPTAIIEDNVAIGEGTSVWDNVHIRHGASIGEQCIVGEKSYIAYDVRIGDRVKINAMVYICAEVTIEDGVMISASTTFTNDRFPRATFPDLKTLRPSEPDEHTLKTLVREGVTIGAGCTIGNDLEIGRWAMVGMGSLVTRSVPDFHLVIGSPARSIGAVCKCGQLFHRFDGDSKRVERACECGLEYMIDDQKVREIEE